Within the Erigeron canadensis isolate Cc75 chromosome 6, C_canadensis_v1, whole genome shotgun sequence genome, the region TATGGTATAAATATTCGCCACCTCGATGTACGTCTACttggaacaaaaaaaataatgtcTAGAGATTAGAAGTGCATTTTGATGATAAGGCAGCTCTCGATGTTATTAAATATCAGAAAGCAGCTGCTTTAGTCAACATATTCatatgatagaaaaaaaaatattgacaAAACTTCTTTTATAGAGATATTAGAAGTTACCACACAATAGCCCTTTAAACTCCTTTGAGCAACTGATGATGTATACTTTGGAAGACTGGGAGAAAACTGCATTAAGTGACAAACTCCACTTGGTCACAAAAGAGTTTTAGGTTGGTAATAAACACCCCATCCAAGTGGATAGCAACGAATTCTAACTTGTCAGTGAAACTTTGAATTataacaaaatgtcaaaacatgAATACAGCTAGGTCACTTAATACAACAATCACTGTATATTCGTTCAGTTTaaaactttcaagtttcaacccaCGCAACATTAATCAATTTGATTTCTAAATAAACTTAGATCTTTACAatttacataacacatataGCATGAAATTCCTTGATTGCAGGTTGGATAACTGGCCAAAAGGGTAATCCTGTATGAGCAGAAATAAGTCAAACCGGATTGATAAATACTACTAATTTCTAGAGCTTTTATTCTATTAATAATCTGTGTGCCAATGAGATTAACATTACTTAGTCTTTCAATAATTATATCACTTGAAATCAAACTATTCGGGGGTTTTACAAATTAAAGAACCGCTTTTAGACAATTTTGCAACTTCCCCCTTTCACCTAAACATCTTGAATTTAGCAGTTTGACTGGTTAGAGATCAAATCAAACACAACCAGAATTCAGCTATTCGCACGTATACAAGTCAAAAACGTCACCTCTACAGTCTCACTCTCAATATGATACCCCCAGAAGAATATACATGTTAGAAAGACCAACTAACAAGCACAGCTATATCATTCATGACAGACACATGTCGCACATAACACACACCTGGCGAAGGTGAATGAGTGAAACCAGTATGTATTTCTTGTATGCTTCAACAGCTATGGCATTCATGACATTCATAGGCGCAGTTGCCACCTGAAGGAAAGATAAGCAGAAAAAACAAACAAGTCAGACAAGTACTTAATTATGCATAGAGAGTAATATGTAGAATAGATAAAGTTAATAAAAGACGCAAGCCAATAACAAAATGACATACATTGTGGAAGAGCTCCAATGCTTTAGCGAACCGTTTCTGTCCAATGCAAATCATACCCCTAGCATATAACCAAATTCAACAATGTTCATTAATATTCATCAATTCACATCATATCAGTTAACACTTAATACATGAAGATCTAGACAGTATGCTCTTAAAGTTTCCGAAATAGTAACTACATACAAAGTAATTAAAACAACTTACCCATAGTAGCAGTATAGGAAAAAGTCCCTAGGTCGATCAACTTCACAGATATCATCCTCAATTAAGCTATAACCAGTTTTATAACACTTGGCCAACAGGCAAACTTGGAGAAAGTCTGGATGTAGAGGAGTTAAATGTTCAGAGGACGGTTGAATCTTACGAATAGCAGTCAGCAGAGGAGCCACAGCTCTCATGGGAGCACCAAAACGCATCACTTGTTCATGTAGTCTTTTACAAACATGTATAACTGTACAATAGTGGTAAACAAGTTACTACGATGTATAAGAGAATGTCAACTACAATGCATCAATAGGGCTAATATGTAGAAATGTACATTTTTCAGGCACCAAACGTATCTGCTCAACACTGCACACATCAATAAATCTGACAACTGAGAGAACTAGTTCATTTGCTTGTGTTTCGGGAACTGGACCTGATATACATGCCTCCCTGTCATATAACAGACATGAATCAATAAAAAATTTCCCATGAAAAAAATTTGTTAGAATGTACCACCGAAATACTGTTCAATTTAATCTACTATACTGATTTCAATAGCTTGAAGTTCAAAAACAACTTCCAACAGTTTCACAAATTGTTCAATGTCATGTTATGAGACATGCTCATACTGGACACAGAACAACGTCATACTATTCACGGTTCAAACATTAGTTATACTCCCtcaaaaaaaaaccccaaaaaatcAACACTTTATACTGGCAAAACTTCATCAAAACTCAAAACCGCAATTATCCAAAGTCATTCGAGACTTCACCGgatataaaaagtaatataaagaCTTATAAAACGTATAAATCACTATCTCAGTGATTCAGTTCTATAACAACAATTAACACGATACCGAAagtaacataaacaaaaaaaaaagtaaaaactaaaaGCAGCCATCAAAAGATGCATACTTACAATACTTGCCTACTTGGTGTCAAAACCCTAATATCATAAAGTAATTCAATTATGCATCATAAAAtcatgtatgtgtgtgtgagcgcatatatatatatactcagcAGGTCAGCAAATATAACAAGtaattctaaaaaataaaagaaaaaaaaatctaaaatcaGCACTGAGTAGATACCTACTAACAATACTTggtaaaaaccctaaatctcgTGCAGCACGTTTAAATAACCAGCATAAATAGATGATATATGTATAGATGATGAAGATGGTACTAACAGGATGTAGAGATAACCGAGTGAATGAATAGAAGGATCGAGGCGCGTGAGACATGAAGCAAAAGTAGCAGCTTGAGAGCGAAGAATATCTTCAGATTGTTTCAAATGATTGTTTAATTGAATGATGTCATTCTGATTTCCTGATAACCCTTGGATTTCAGTTACTAGTGAATCCACTGTGTTTACATTCATGTTCATcgccttttctttttttttcgtttCAACTTTTCTCTCAACTTAGTATAATGGtggttttggtttggtttggtttggttt harbors:
- the LOC122603523 gene encoding COP9 signalosome complex subunit 3, which gives rise to MNMNVNTVDSLVTEIQGLSGNQNDIIQLNNHLKQSEDILRSQAATFASCLTRLDPSIHSLGYLYILEACISGPVPETQANELVLSVVRFIDVCSVEQIRLVPEKFIHVCKRLHEQVMRFGAPMRAVAPLLTAIRKIQPSSEHLTPLHPDFLQVCLLAKCYKTGYSLIEDDICEVDRPRDFFLYCYYGGMICIGQKRFAKALELFHNVATAPMNVMNAIAVEAYKKYILVSLIHLRQFSPSLPKYTSSVAQRSLKGYCVTYIEVANIYTIGDVSELEAFVQANHEKFENGNNLGLVKQVVSSMYKRNIQRLTQTYLTLSLEDIANTAQIKTPKEAEMHVLQMIEDGEIFATINQKDGMVRFLEDPEEYKTCEMIEHIDSSIQRIMKLSKKLTTNDESMSCDPLYLSKVGKERQRFDFDDFDGVPQKFNL